In Candidatus Micrarchaeota archaeon, one genomic interval encodes:
- a CDS encoding 50S ribosomal protein L18a, whose amino-acid sequence MFYEVKGVMRLGSEKRPFVKVVDAKSEKHAKELVYSLLGAQHGIRRTEVKIEQVVKKEEVS is encoded by the coding sequence ATGTTCTACGAAGTTAAAGGTGTGATGCGTTTGGGTTCTGAAAAAAGACCGTTCGTCAAGGTTGTCGATGCAAAAAGTGAGAAACACGCAAAAGAGTTGGTGTATTCGCTGTTGGGTGCACAACACGGGATACGCAGAACCGAAGTTAAGATAGAACAGGTTGTAAAAAAGGAAGAGGTGTCATGA